One window of Salegentibacter sp. Hel_I_6 genomic DNA carries:
- a CDS encoding SulP family inorganic anion transporter, protein MFKHLNKDFPASIVVFFVAIPLCLGIALASGAPLFSGLIAGMVGGIVVGSISNSQLGVSGPAAGLAVIVLSAIQSLGSYEIFLVAVVIAGLLQIIMGALKAGIIGYYFPSSVIKGMLAGIGITIAISQIPNALGFSSDLEIFSIDGGIGSALSKLANNLHYGAILITLVALAIMLLWEKVLTGKHKVFSIVPGPLVAVAMGVIYYLVVEGPAFGIQDYQLVTVPVPESASSFIGQFSMPNWAEVINSEVWVVAITIAIVASLETLLSVEAIDKLDPLKRTTNTNRELYAQGAGNMISGLIGGLPVTQVIVRSSTNMQSGGRTKLSAILHGFLILISIIAIPTVLNMIPLSVLAAVLLLVGYKLAKPALFKQMFKLGKGQFLPFIVTILGVVFLDLLMGIGLGLAVGIAVILINSYKNSHFLHKEGYENNDGHYKITLAEELSFLNKGAILRELNALPDGATVEIDVRKTRVLDYDVLEIMDEFSIKAKRKDITIKLISDKGEVVNPDSFRRFFGLDVPV, encoded by the coding sequence ATGTTTAAGCATCTTAATAAAGATTTTCCCGCAAGTATTGTAGTATTTTTTGTAGCTATACCTTTATGTTTAGGAATAGCACTTGCCAGTGGAGCCCCATTATTTTCAGGTCTTATCGCCGGTATGGTAGGGGGTATAGTCGTAGGTAGTATTTCTAATTCCCAATTAGGGGTTAGTGGTCCTGCTGCAGGTCTAGCCGTTATTGTTTTAAGTGCCATCCAATCTTTAGGTAGTTATGAGATTTTCTTAGTTGCCGTAGTTATTGCCGGATTGCTCCAGATAATAATGGGAGCTTTAAAGGCCGGTATTATTGGCTACTATTTTCCATCATCAGTAATCAAAGGAATGTTGGCTGGTATTGGTATTACCATAGCAATTTCACAAATCCCAAATGCTTTAGGTTTTTCCAGTGATTTGGAAATTTTTTCCATAGATGGGGGAATTGGTTCTGCATTGAGCAAGTTGGCTAACAACCTTCATTATGGTGCAATTCTAATAACATTAGTTGCATTGGCAATTATGCTTCTTTGGGAAAAGGTACTTACGGGTAAACATAAAGTTTTTAGTATAGTTCCCGGTCCTTTAGTGGCTGTAGCTATGGGAGTTATATACTATCTTGTAGTAGAAGGTCCTGCTTTCGGAATTCAGGACTATCAATTGGTTACTGTACCCGTTCCGGAAAGTGCGTCTTCATTTATTGGGCAATTTTCTATGCCTAACTGGGCTGAAGTTATAAATTCTGAAGTTTGGGTGGTCGCAATTACAATTGCAATTGTAGCCAGTTTGGAAACTTTATTGAGTGTTGAAGCTATCGATAAATTAGACCCTTTAAAAAGAACTACCAATACCAACCGCGAACTTTATGCACAGGGTGCTGGTAACATGATCTCTGGGCTAATTGGTGGACTGCCAGTTACTCAGGTAATTGTAAGAAGTTCTACAAATATGCAATCGGGTGGTAGGACCAAGCTATCTGCCATTTTGCATGGGTTTTTAATTCTTATTTCCATTATCGCTATTCCGACTGTATTAAATATGATACCCCTATCTGTACTGGCCGCCGTTCTGTTGCTGGTAGGTTATAAGTTAGCCAAACCGGCGTTGTTTAAGCAAATGTTTAAATTAGGAAAAGGACAATTTCTTCCCTTTATAGTTACTATTCTTGGAGTTGTATTTCTTGATCTTTTAATGGGAATTGGCCTTGGACTTGCTGTAGGTATTGCGGTAATTTTAATTAACAGCTACAAAAATTCTCACTTCCTACATAAAGAAGGTTATGAGAATAATGATGGTCATTATAAAATCACCCTTGCCGAAGAACTTTCCTTCTTAAATAAAGGTGCGATTTTAAGAGAGTTAAATGCCTTGCCAGATGGAGCAACTGTAGAAATTGATGTTAGAAAGACCAGGGTTTTAGATTATGATGTGCTCGAGATTATGGACGAATTTTCAATTAAGGCAAAACGGAAGGATATAACTATAAAGCTTATTTCTGATAAAGGAGAAGTAGTGAATCCTGATAGCTTTAGAAGATTTTTCGGGTTGGATGTTCCAGTTTAA
- a CDS encoding tetratricopeptide repeat protein, giving the protein MKKLILILLVFVSLVTQAQNPTLFEEANDAYANDDFETAIAKYEEILANGETSVATYFNLGNAHYKLNNVAPSIYYYEKALQLNPTDEDVQNNIEFARSMTIDDIPVNEETGFQKSFNKFISTFSYDTWAYLSIIFSVIFVVLFLMYYFSRRPLVKRTLFGIAIFVFLLGGISVFFAFQQQEIQFNNQFAIIFSEEAEVKNEPSQRGEAAFMLHEGTKARILEDYQGWVKIELSNGTQGWMENNTLKRL; this is encoded by the coding sequence ATGAAAAAGCTGATATTAATTTTACTGGTGTTTGTTTCGCTCGTGACTCAGGCACAGAACCCAACGCTTTTTGAAGAAGCTAATGACGCTTACGCGAATGATGATTTTGAAACTGCCATAGCCAAATATGAAGAAATCCTGGCAAATGGAGAAACTTCTGTAGCGACTTATTTTAACCTGGGGAATGCTCATTATAAGTTAAATAATGTTGCTCCCAGTATTTATTATTACGAAAAAGCATTACAGTTAAATCCTACAGACGAGGATGTACAAAACAATATAGAATTTGCGCGAAGCATGACTATAGATGATATTCCGGTTAACGAAGAAACGGGGTTCCAAAAGAGTTTTAATAAGTTTATATCTACTTTTTCTTACGATACCTGGGCTTACCTTTCCATTATTTTTTCTGTAATTTTTGTGGTTCTGTTCTTAATGTATTATTTCAGCCGGAGACCGCTGGTTAAAAGAACACTTTTTGGAATTGCAATTTTTGTATTTCTACTTGGGGGAATTTCAGTGTTTTTTGCCTTTCAGCAGCAGGAGATTCAGTTCAATAACCAATTCGCAATTATTTTTTCAGAAGAAGCTGAAGTGAAAAACGAACCTTCACAGCGCGGTGAAGCAGCTTTTATGCTTCACGAAGGAACTAAAGCAAGGATATTGGAGGATTACCAGGGTTGGGTGAAAATAGAGCTCTCAAACGGCACTCAGGGCTGGATGGAAAATAATACTTTGAAGCGTTTATAA